In the genome of Triticum urartu cultivar G1812 chromosome 5, Tu2.1, whole genome shotgun sequence, one region contains:
- the LOC125506002 gene encoding peroxidase 50-like: protein MARWSSCMALLVLAVAAQLVAADLSPGYYGSSCPSLESIVRGVVTQKMDDTIRTIGSTIRLFFHDCFVEGCDASVLIRSTPGSPTEMDADDNKSLAFEGYETVRIAKEAVEAACPDLVSCADILTIATRDAIALSGGPFYPVELGRLDGLSSTASSVAGKLPQPTSTLNQMVAMFRAHGLNMSDIVALSAAHTVGLAHCGKFRERVYGSPADATLNPKYAAFLRTKCPADGSSDPMVLMDQATPALFDNQYYRNLQDGGGLLASDQLLYNDNRTRPLVNAWANSTAAFSRGFVAAMVKLGRVGVKSGSDGNIRKQCDVFN, encoded by the exons ATGGCCCGGTGGTCGTCGTGCATGGCGCTGCTCGTCCTCGCCGTCGCCGCGCAGCTCGTCGCGGCCGACCTGTCGCCGGGATACTACGGCAGCAGCTGCCCCAGCCTGGAGAGCATCGTGCGCGGCGTGGTGACGCAGAAGATGGACGACACCATCCGCACCATCGGCTCCACCATCCGCCTCTTCTTCCACGACTGCTTCGTCGAG GGTTGCGACGCGTCGGTGCTGATCCGGTCGACGCCGGGGAGCCCGACGGAGATGGACGCCGACGACAACAAGTCGCTGGCGTTCGAGGGCTACGAGACGGTGAGGATCGCCAAGGAGGCCGTGGAGGCCGCGTGCCCCGACCTGGTGTCCTGCGCCGACATACTCACCATCGCCACACGGGACGCCATCGCCCTG AGCGGCGGGCCCTTCTACCCAGTGGAGCTGGGCAGGCTGGACGGCCTGAGCTCCACGGCCAGCAGCGTGGCCGGCAAGCTGCCGCAGCCCACCAGCACCCTCAACCAGATGGTCGCCATGTTCAGAGCGCACGGGCTCAACATGTCCGACATCGTCGCCCTCTCAG CGGCGCACACCGTGGGGCTGGCGCACTGCGGCAAGTTCAGGGAGCGGGTGTACGGCAGCCCGGCGGACGCGACGCTGAACCCCAAGTACGCGGCGTTCCTGAGGACCAAGTGCCCCGCCGACGGCTCGTCGGACCCGATGGTGCTCATGGACCAGGCCACGCCGGCGCTCTTCGACAACCAGTACTACCGGAACCTGCAGGACGGCGGGGGGCTGCTCGCCTCCGACCAGCTCCTCTACAACGACAACCGCACGCGGCCCCTCGTCAACGCGTGGGCCAACAGCACGGCCGCCTTCAGCCGGGGCTTCGTGGCCGCCATGGTCAAGCTCGGCCGCGTCGGGGTCAAGTCCGGCAGCGACGGCAACATACGCAAGCAGTGCGACGTCTTCAACTGA